Below is a genomic region from Deltaproteobacteria bacterium.
GGTTTAGTCAGTGAGCTCGCCGAACTCTAGTTTTCGCGGTTTTCTCGCACTCTCACATGCCATATGGTTGTACTTTGAGCCAAAGCCTGTCAATGCTGGAAGGCTCAGAGGAGAATTAAAATATGGTATGGGCTCCCACTTCTTGGCGTAATCATCCGATTCAGCAACAACCGACTTATCAAGATGAGGCTGCGGTTGAACAGGCTCTCGAGACCGTACGTGCGCTGCCACCCTTGGTTGCTCATGGTGAGGTTGAGACGCTTCGTAAACGTTTTGCCAAAGCTGCTGCAGGCAAGGCCTTTGTTTTACAGGGGGGCGATTGTGCGGAACGATTCGATGATTGCACACGGGAATCTATTGAAACCAAGTTAAAAATTCTTCTGCAGATGAGTCTTGTATTGACTTGGGGTGTGCGTATTCCGGTCGTCCGTGTGGGTCGAATGGCGGGGCAATACGCTAAGCCGCGCTCGAAGGATACCGAAACCATTGACGGTGTTGAGCTTCCTTCGTTCAGAGGTGAGCACGTTAACCATATTGATTTTACCGAAGCGTCACGTACTCCCGATCCCAATCGGCTTGTTCAAGCTTATTTTCACTCATCAGCTACGCTCAATTATGCTCGAGCGCTTTTAGATGGCGGCTTTGCCGACTTGCACAACCCACAGCACTGGGACCTTGGCTTTTTTCGCAATGCGGCCAACCGTGAACGTCACCAATCGATGTTGCATAGTATTCTTGATTCATTGGATTTTGTTGAATCTACAGGTGTGCAGGCGCAAGGCATCTTCCGTACCGTCGAACTTTTTTCGAGTCACGAAGGATTGCTCCTGCCCTACGAAGAAGCGCACACGGTGAAGGTAGACGACAAATATTATAACCTCGGCGCCCATATGCTTTGGATTGGTGACCGGACCCGTCAACTCGATGGTGCTCATGTTGAGTATTTCAGAGGCATCGAGAATC
It encodes:
- a CDS encoding 3-deoxy-7-phosphoheptulonate synthase class II — encoded protein: MVWAPTSWRNHPIQQQPTYQDEAAVEQALETVRALPPLVAHGEVETLRKRFAKAAAGKAFVLQGGDCAERFDDCTRESIETKLKILLQMSLVLTWGVRIPVVRVGRMAGQYAKPRSKDTETIDGVELPSFRGEHVNHIDFTEASRTPDPNRLVQAYFHSSATLNYARALLDGGFADLHNPQHWDLGFFRNAANRERHQSMLHSILDSLDFVESTGVQAQGIFRTVELFSSHEGLLLPYEEAHTVKVDDKYYNLGAHMLWIGDRTRQLDGAHVEYFRGIENPIGVKVGPTMEPAELVELIRVLEPKNRAGRITLISRQGAQGVRKKLPELIRAVQKAGLKVVWSCDPMHGNTTPTASGLKTRNFDNILSELKTTFDVHQEEKSHLGGVHFELTGQNVTECTGGPEELSEEDLPRQYETHCDPRLNYAQSVEMAFLMA